GTGTTGATCGGCTGGGTGGCGTAGAGTCCGCGGCTCGCCGCGACGACGCGGTCGTACTGGCTCGGCCAGTTGATCTCGCTGGCGATGGCGTCGAGCGTGGGCCTCCCGCGACCAAGGGCGCGCCTCACGTGGGTCGGGGCGGGAAGCCGATCGGACTTGCTGGAGTTGCACACCTGGCAGGCCACCACAAGATTGGTGAGTCCGTCGATACCTACGCGCGACCAGGGGCGAGCGCCGTGCAGACACCGGGGAACAAGGTCAGCTTGTCGCCGTGTGCGGTAACCACTTTCCGGGAATCGGTCCCCATCCAGGAATCGTCGTACAGGAAGCGCGAGTTGATGTCGCCTGATGTCAGGTTCTGGAGTAGTTTCAGCGGATACCTCACCAGCGTGCGCTTGACTGTCGAGTGTGCGGCGCGATAAGCGTCAGAGTCGTGGGGCCCGCCGACGTAGAGCACTCTCGCCCGTGGCCCCACATTCGACGAGCACAGAGTCGCAACGACATTGAAGATGACCCCGCGACCGTCAGCGGACTGACGAAGTAGGTGACCGTCGAGCGGTCGCAGCTGTCGCGCGTACAGTTCGATGACCCGGTCGGTCAGGTCGTCGAGGCTGATGTCGACCTCAGCGTTTGCGTCGGCGGGAACCGACTCGACTGCGAGGTCCAGCAGCGCGACGAGCACGGCCAGCTTGTACGTTGCCGTCCGCCTGCCGCCCTCGAGAATCGCCACGAGCTTCTGCCCGAGTTCGAGCGGATCGGCGGGCGCGGACATGGGGTCGAGTCTATGTCGCTGCCAGCGGACGCATGTGCGCGACGACCTTCTCCCAGTTCTCGTAGTCCGGCTGCCCGAAGTGGATGTGCTCGCCCTGGAATTGCTCGACCCCACGCGCGGTCCGGTCGTCGATGATGTAATGGCCGAGATTCAGATTCTTGTGATGCGAGAGAATCAGGCGTTTGTAGGCGGGCGAGTCTTCGCCTCGACCGAAATGCAACTTCACCCAGAGCAGTTTCTCGGTCCAGGCCAGCGGATTGTCCCACGGTGCGGTGGACAGGATGTAGGTGTCGAACAGCCCGGACAATTCGTGAAACGCTTCGATGGCGCCGGGCATCGGCTCCATCAACGAGAAGATTCCCGGGACGTCATCGAGGTCGCCGTGGAACCGCTGCTGCTCGGCCTCGCTCAGTTTCGCGATGCCGGACTCGAAGTCGACGAGAGTGTTGTCCATGTCGATGTAGAGGACTTTCTTGGAAGGTGTGCTCATGGTTCCTCCTGTGGTGAGAATTGAACTGTCACATCGAGAGTGGGTCGCAGTCCCCGAGCGTCAGTCACTGTTGTGCTGGAGCCGCGGCTGCAGGTTGACGATCCTGTCACCGGCGGGCCTACCCCGTCGAACGGTCTGTAACCGTGGGGCCGGGTGAAGCCGGTCGTGGAGTCGGGGCAGCCCGTTGTCGACGAAGTCGAACCACTGGTAGAGCCCCGTGAACAGATGGTCGCGTCCGAAGCAGCGGGCGTCGACGCGTCGAACAGCCCAAAGGTCGGTTCCGTCGAGGACGAACTCGACGGTGGGGTAGTCACCCGCGAGATCGTCGAGTAGGCCCTGAGTGAATCGCGGGCGCCTGACGTCCGATTCGAGGTGCCCGAAGATGTCGATGCACGGAGCGTCAAGGGAGATGCCGATCGACGACGTGAAATGCGCTGTAGGAAGTGCGATGGTGGCGTCGGAACGGATGGGGAAGGACCCGCCGCAGAAGGTGGCGAGTTCGTCGCGGATCAGCAGGCGGAACCGATCCGGTCCGAGATTTTCGGGGTCGATCACCGGCGCGCGGTCTGGACGGGGCCGACCGACATCACAGATGAAGCTGGGATCCGGGACGTTCCAGACTTCGCGCAGCGTCTGCGCGGCGATCTCCGCCAAGGCGGCGGGTCCCTGGTGCCGTTCGCAGGTCAAGCGCCCGTCAGTTCGTTTCCGCCAACCGGACGTTCGAATGAGATCGTCCAAACC
The genomic region above belongs to Gordonia hongkongensis and contains:
- a CDS encoding 5' nucleotidase, NT5C type, translating into MSTPSKKVLYIDMDNTLVDFESGIAKLSEAEQQRFHGDLDDVPGIFSLMEPMPGAIEAFHELSGLFDTYILSTAPWDNPLAWTEKLLWVKLHFGRGEDSPAYKRLILSHHKNLNLGHYIIDDRTARGVEQFQGEHIHFGQPDYENWEKVVAHMRPLAAT
- a CDS encoding TY-Chap domain-containing protein, which codes for MAKDTFEAAVETAWAHFERTLTARLATMELDDIVFVMPTENTGLRFALRFGRRRHGSLHATIACETTGLDDLIRTSGWRKRTDGRLTCERHQGPAALAEIAAQTLREVWNVPDPSFICDVGRPRPDRAPVIDPENLGPDRFRLLIRDELATFCGGSFPIRSDATIALPTAHFTSSIGISLDAPCIDIFGHLESDVRRPRFTQGLLDDLAGDYPTVEFVLDGTDLWAVRRVDARCFGRDHLFTGLYQWFDFVDNGLPRLHDRLHPAPRLQTVRRGRPAGDRIVNLQPRLQHNSD